The Deinococcus ruber DNA window TTCCAGCGCAGAACAACGGCGTCAGGGCGTACGCTGCGCCACAACAAGCAGGGAACACCAGAATGAACGGGTGTTCCCTGCTTGTTGTGCGCTGCTTCTACTGCTTACGACACGCCCGCGATGCGCTTCAGCTCGTTTTCCGCCGTCAGGGTGATGCAGCGGTAGGCCGGGCTGAGAAGACCGTCGTCGCGCATCTCTCCGATCAACTTGCTCACGCTTTCGCGGGTGGCCCCGGTGCCTTCCGCGATCAGCTCATGGGTGGCGCGAACGAAGGTCTGCCCGTTGGCATGCCTGCCGCCCAGGCTGCTCGACGACAGATTCAGCAGGTAACGGGCGATGCGTTCGCGCAGTTCGCCGTCCTGAATATGCACGCCGTCGGTCATGATGCGCTGAAGCTGTGACGCCAGACTGCGCGTGATGTGCATCAGTTCCTCGCCGTTCAGGTGCTGGATATGAATCGGCTTGACGGTGGCCTCGGTCAGCGCGATCACCTGATGAGTGCGGGCAACGCTGTGCAGCGCTTCCTCTCCGAAAATGTCGCCGGGAAAGATGTGGCGCACGGTGAGTGTGCGGCCCTGCGGCGTCAGACGCACCGCCCGCAGCAGCCCGCTTTCGAGCTGATACAGCGACGGGCTCAGGTCGCCCGAGTAGTACAGGGTGTCGCCGCGCCGCAGCAGCCGCCCATGCGCCTCGGTGTGGGGCAGCTTGATCGAGGAATGTGGCGAAGTGGCACCGACGAGTTCAGTCGAAATGGTCATGACAGCTCCCTTGAAGGCTCAGGTCGAATCGTGGGCCGCCGTGACCCCGTGACGTATGCGCCGTGCCCTGCCCCCAACCCCCCGAGTCAGACGACCGGAAGCGGAGACTGCTGGACTTGTCACAGACTGTACAAGGTTTGTACAACCTTGGAGAGTAAAAACCCCACATTATGAAGATTGGCAGAATAAGTTATGACAATACCGAACTTCAGGCCTAAAATACGTCCAGACCATCGAGAACCACACTCGAATGCGCTTCGATGGTCAGAGCGTGATCGTGGTTGTATCCGCCTGCCGTCATGGTGACCACCGGAATATCTGCTGCCTTTGCCCAGCCCAGTACCGCCCGGTTGCGTTCACGCACGCCGCCCAGCGTCAGGGCAAACCGTCCGAAGCGGTCGCCCGCCAGCACATCCACCCCGGCCAGATACAGCAGCAGATCGGGCCGAAACGCCTCCAGCGCGGGCAGCACCTGCCGCGTCAGAACGTCCAGATACTCGCCGTCCTGCACACCGTCGCCCAGCCCGATATCCAGGCTGCTCTGCTCCTTGCGAAAGGGATAATTGCGCTCGCCATGCACGCTGAGCGTAAACGCACGCGCCTCCTCCTTCAGCAGCGCCGCCGTGCCGTTTCCCTGATGCACATCCAGATCGACAATCGCCACCCGCCGCGCCCAGCCTTCATCCAGCGCCAGCCGGGTCAGCAGGGCGGCGTCGTTCAGCAGACAGAAACCCTCGGCCCGGTCTGCGAAGGCGTGGTGGGTGCCTCCCGCCAGATTGATACCCCAGCCGACCTGAAGCGCGTCGTGCAGGGCCGCCACACTGCCACCAGCCGCCCGCCGCGCCCGCTCGACCACGCCCGGCGACCAGGGCAGCCCGAACTCACGCTGCTCGCGGGCGCTGACCTCACCGCGCCGCCAGCGCCGCAGCCACAGCGGATCGTGAATGCGGCCCGCCTGCGCCCACGACAGATTCGGCGTATCGAGCACGGGCAGCAGACCGCTCAGACGCTCGGCCATGCCCCGGTACTTGTAGTACGGGAAGCGGTGGCCCTCTGGCAGTGGGAAGTCGTAGGCGGCGGGCGTATAGGCCCGGAACATGGAAGCAGTCTGACGCACCCGCAGGCGTTCAGGCGTGAGGGCGGGTACAGAGTTGTCAGGAAGGCAGCCGCGTCACCCTTCTGTATTCGCTTTGTGCCTTACGCCCGCGCATCCATCCAGGCGAGCAGTTCGCGGGTCAGGTCGTCGCGCTCGGTGTCGTTGAACAGCTCGTGAAAGCCGCCCGCGACCTCGTGATAGGTCTTGTCGGTGCTGCCGATAACCTCCATGAAGCGCCGCGACCCGTTGACATCAGCAATTTTGTCCTGATCGCCGTGGACGGTCAGCGTGGGCAACTTCCAGCTTCCTGCCGTGCTCCACAGAGACTCGGACAGGCGCAACATGCTGATACCCGTCAGCACCGGAACGTTGCCGTGGTACATCAGCGGATCGTTACGGTAGGCCTCGACCTCTTCCGGCAGGCGCGACAGCCCTTCGGTGGGCAGTTCTGCCAGCGGCAGGTGGGGCACGAGGCGGGCCAGCACGCGTCCGGCCTGTTTGCGCCACCTGGGTTCATTGACGCCGACGAGCAGCGCCGGACTCGACAGCACCACGCCCTTCACCCCGCGTGGGTCTTGCAGATACGACGCCGCCGTGATCAGGCCGCCCATGCTGTGCCCGAACGCGAACAGCGGCACGTCCAGACTTCGCAGCGCACTTCTGGCCGCGATGTGATCCTGAACCAGATGCCGCAGATCGGCGACGGCCCGCCGCCCGGTGCTCTCGCCGTGCCCCCGCTGATCGTAGGTATACACGCTGTATCCAGCCCCGTTCATAGCGCCGATCAGGCGGTGATAGCGGGCGCTGTATTCTCCGAAACCGTGCGCCAGCAGCACTGCCGCCTTCTGGTGTGGAGCAGGCCACAGAAACGTCTTAACCGGGGCGGCGGGCGTGATGGGCCAGGACTGAAAAGCGGGCATGACCCAGTGTAGTGCTGTCACTTTCTGAAGAAGCGGCGAAGTCACCGGAGATGTACAAAAGGGACGCCTCGTGTTCTAGTGAAGATGTTTACATTCTGAAAGGAGGCACCACCATGGCAGACATCGCACGCAGGGCCAATGCACACTGGACGGGCGACCTGACGAAAGGTCAGGGAACCATTAGCACCGAGAGTGGCACGCTGAAAGACGCGCAGTACAGCTTCAAGACCCGCTTTGAAAATGGCGTGGGCACCAACCCCGAGGAACTGCTGGCTGCCGCCCACGCCGGATGCTTCACCATGCAGCTTTCTGCGCTGCTGGGAGCACACGGGCATGATCCGCAAGACCTGAAAACCGAGACGACCTGCGGCATGGTGCGCGAAGGCCAGGGCTTCAAGATTGCCAGCATGCACCTGAAAATTACCGGCAAGGTCGGCAATATCGACGCCGCCGAGTTTCAGAAGCACGTCGAGCAGGCCGCCGACATGTGCCCGCTGAGCCGTGTGATGAAGGGAAATGTGGAGATCACGCACGAAGCCGTTTTGAGTTGAACTGAAGTTGGAGCGTGAAGAGCCGCCAGCCTTGAAGGGTGGGCGGCTCATTTGTCTGTGCAGACGATGAACATAGACTCTACACTGCAATTTATGCAGAACAAATTATTATTGATTGCTTGCCTTTTACCTGCCCTCGCCGTCAGTTGCGGAGGGAGCTCTACCACAGTTCCAGTGCCTCCAACCGTCAGCTACAACCAACAGCAGACAGAACGTCTGTATGGAAGCTGGAACTTCACATACACCATCATCAATACCTACACAGACACCTATAAACTCAGCACGCTCAACGCTTCAAGCGTGACACCCGGAGATTACTTTCTTGCTGGCATCAATCTGTACGGCAGCTCTGTCATTGCCGGATATGATAGTAAGTACAGTACATTCTCCTGATGGCCTGACAAATTTTATGAGAGTGGGCGCAAAACGAGCGTCCAGCCGACTTCGA harbors:
- a CDS encoding histone deacetylase family protein, translated to MFRAYTPAAYDFPLPEGHRFPYYKYRGMAERLSGLLPVLDTPNLSWAQAGRIHDPLWLRRWRRGEVSAREQREFGLPWSPGVVERARRAAGGSVAALHDALQVGWGINLAGGTHHAFADRAEGFCLLNDAALLTRLALDEGWARRVAIVDLDVHQGNGTAALLKEEARAFTLSVHGERNYPFRKEQSSLDIGLGDGVQDGEYLDVLTRQVLPALEAFRPDLLLYLAGVDVLAGDRFGRFALTLGGVRERNRAVLGWAKAADIPVVTMTAGGYNHDHALTIEAHSSVVLDGLDVF
- a CDS encoding alpha/beta hydrolase; this encodes MPAFQSWPITPAAPVKTFLWPAPHQKAAVLLAHGFGEYSARYHRLIGAMNGAGYSVYTYDQRGHGESTGRRAVADLRHLVQDHIAARSALRSLDVPLFAFGHSMGGLITAASYLQDPRGVKGVVLSSPALLVGVNEPRWRKQAGRVLARLVPHLPLAELPTEGLSRLPEEVEAYRNDPLMYHGNVPVLTGISMLRLSESLWSTAGSWKLPTLTVHGDQDKIADVNGSRRFMEVIGSTDKTYHEVAGGFHELFNDTERDDLTRELLAWMDARA
- a CDS encoding Crp/Fnr family transcriptional regulator; the encoded protein is MTISTELVGATSPHSSIKLPHTEAHGRLLRRGDTLYYSGDLSPSLYQLESGLLRAVRLTPQGRTLTVRHIFPGDIFGEEALHSVARTHQVIALTEATVKPIHIQHLNGEELMHITRSLASQLQRIMTDGVHIQDGELRERIARYLLNLSSSSLGGRHANGQTFVRATHELIAEGTGATRESVSKLIGEMRDDGLLSPAYRCITLTAENELKRIAGVS
- a CDS encoding OsmC family protein — translated: MADIARRANAHWTGDLTKGQGTISTESGTLKDAQYSFKTRFENGVGTNPEELLAAAHAGCFTMQLSALLGAHGHDPQDLKTETTCGMVREGQGFKIASMHLKITGKVGNIDAAEFQKHVEQAADMCPLSRVMKGNVEITHEAVLS